One Caulobacter segnis genomic window carries:
- a CDS encoding M56 family metallopeptidase has translation MIELFALALIRAQIAAAAAVLLVIILRPSARRLFGPRRAYGLWAVVPAAAAAAFLPSLAETMDLGSPARPLGVWAGKLILLWLAGCAVATAILVLRERLFRKKVDQGLAGPAVMGALWPRIVLPSDFAQRFEPREREMITLHERTHINRGDPIANLVIAGAGVVGWCNPMIALASRLVRIDQELACDATVVALRSDIRADYAKALMKAQMSVSTSPLACGWATHPLILRVSLLNRREPSLHRDIAGFLTMTFLAIMAMVVVWSVSPRGPDFRDLRPGLAAQMDANGVITWVQGE, from the coding sequence ATGATCGAGCTCTTCGCCCTCGCCCTGATCCGGGCCCAGATCGCCGCCGCCGCCGCGGTGCTGCTGGTCATCATCCTGCGGCCGTCGGCCCGCCGTCTGTTCGGGCCGCGCCGCGCCTACGGCCTGTGGGCCGTGGTGCCGGCCGCCGCCGCCGCCGCCTTCCTGCCCAGCCTGGCCGAGACGATGGACCTGGGTTCTCCCGCTCGCCCCCTGGGCGTCTGGGCCGGCAAGCTGATCCTGCTGTGGCTGGCCGGCTGCGCGGTCGCCACCGCCATCCTGGTCCTGCGCGAGCGCCTGTTCCGCAAGAAGGTCGACCAGGGCCTGGCCGGTCCGGCCGTGATGGGCGCCCTGTGGCCGCGCATCGTCCTGCCGTCCGACTTCGCCCAGCGCTTCGAGCCCCGCGAGCGCGAGATGATCACCCTGCACGAGCGCACCCACATCAATCGTGGCGATCCGATCGCCAACCTGGTCATCGCCGGGGCCGGCGTGGTCGGCTGGTGCAACCCGATGATCGCCCTGGCTTCGCGCCTGGTCCGCATCGACCAGGAGCTGGCCTGCGACGCCACCGTCGTGGCCCTGCGTTCGGACATCCGCGCCGACTACGCCAAGGCCCTGATGAAGGCGCAGATGAGCGTTTCGACCTCGCCCCTGGCCTGCGGCTGGGCCACCCATCCGCTGATCCTGCGGGTGTCGCTGCTGAACCGCCGCGAGCCCAGCCTGCACCGCGACATCGCCGGCTTCCTGACCATGACCTTCCTGGCGATCATGGCGATGGTCGTCGTCTGGAGCGTGTCGCCGCGCGGTCCCGACTTCCGCGACCTGCGCCCTGGCCTGGCCGCCCAGATGGACGCCAACGGCGTGATCACCTGGGTGCAGGGCGAGTAG
- a CDS encoding threonine aldolase family protein — protein sequence MRRRQFLASSLLAFAPTVAFAQTQAAPPPFPPVDARSVWLAGDSAPPDAVRTAARLAELVQKGKPRDSYLAGGAVGELERRFAAMLGKEDCAFLPTGTLANHVAVRILAGEATRVVVQHESHLYRDESDATQLLSGLNLVSLAPGRAGPTLDEIKAAVDEAENGPYPLRVGAISLESPVRRAHGELLDPSALRDIAAYARGKGIRLHLDGARLLLAPPGYDVAGTAALFDTVYVSLYKYLDAPFGAVLAGSKADIAKARALRHQFGGTLYQAWPCAVLTLAALDDFDARHKAAFAAADQLFAALEKAGAAKLKPAPNASNIRQLVLKPKVAEGVFDRMRLAGVRLIKPGADGTTEVWINDTLNRRPVEEYVKLFLG from the coding sequence ATGCGCCGCCGCCAGTTCCTCGCCTCGTCCCTGCTGGCCTTCGCGCCGACCGTCGCCTTCGCCCAGACCCAGGCCGCTCCGCCGCCGTTCCCGCCCGTCGACGCCCGCAGCGTCTGGCTGGCCGGCGACAGCGCGCCGCCGGACGCGGTCAGGACCGCCGCGCGTCTGGCCGAGCTGGTCCAGAAGGGCAAGCCGCGCGACAGCTATCTGGCCGGCGGCGCGGTGGGCGAGCTGGAGCGGCGCTTCGCCGCCATGCTGGGCAAGGAGGACTGCGCCTTCCTCCCGACCGGGACCCTGGCCAACCACGTGGCCGTGCGCATCCTGGCGGGGGAGGCCACGCGGGTCGTCGTCCAGCACGAAAGCCACCTCTATCGCGACGAGAGCGACGCGACCCAGCTGCTGTCGGGCCTGAATCTGGTGAGCCTGGCGCCCGGCCGCGCGGGCCCGACCCTGGACGAGATCAAGGCCGCCGTCGACGAGGCCGAGAACGGACCCTATCCGCTGAGGGTCGGGGCCATCTCGCTGGAGAGCCCGGTGCGCCGCGCCCATGGCGAGCTGCTGGACCCGTCGGCCCTGCGCGACATCGCCGCCTACGCCCGGGGCAAGGGGATCCGCCTGCACCTGGACGGGGCGCGCCTGCTGCTGGCCCCGCCCGGCTATGACGTGGCCGGGACGGCGGCCCTGTTCGATACGGTCTATGTCTCGCTCTACAAGTACCTGGACGCGCCGTTCGGGGCGGTGCTGGCGGGCTCCAAGGCCGACATCGCCAAGGCCCGCGCCCTGCGCCACCAGTTCGGCGGGACGCTCTACCAGGCCTGGCCGTGCGCGGTGCTGACGCTCGCGGCGCTGGACGACTTCGACGCCCGGCACAAGGCCGCCTTCGCCGCCGCCGACCAGCTGTTCGCCGCGCTGGAGAAGGCCGGGGCCGCCAAGCTGAAGCCCGCGCCCAACGCCTCGAACATCCGCCAGTTGGTCCTGAAGCCCAAGGTCGCCGAGGGGGTCTTCGACCGCATGCGCCTGGCCGGCGTGCGGCTGATCAAGCCGGGCGCGGACGGGACGACGGAGGTCTGGATCAACGACACGCTCAACCGCCGGCCGGTCGAGGAATACGTGAAGCTGTTCCTGGGCTAG
- the uczS gene encoding two-component system sensor histidine kinase UczS (involved in the response to the presence of uranium, zinc and copper), with protein sequence MRLPRLLRTTPFRLTLLFLALFAAAASAFLGYIYVATAGEVNRRSQAEISREFESLEAAYRQGGVDALNQTIVERATGERPFLYFLADRDGKRISGSIEESPVANFSGDGPQWASFKVTETDLDGAEVKAAARGVQQRLEHGEILFVGADVDASEAYVRKIVRALWGAGALVILLGMAGGVLISRNVSRSMQGLVDVVNDVRAGDLHARARVRGTRDEYDELAEGLNDMLDRIERLMGGLRHAGDAIAHDLRSPLTRLRARMEVALIDAENGKGDPVAALETALQDADGVLKTFNAVLAIARLQAAGSAPDQRPFDASELATDMAELYELSCEDKGLDFKAEIVPALPIKGNREFLAQALANILDNAIKYTPEGGAIMLRARRTSSGELEFSVTDTGPGVPEADRARVIQRFVRLENSRSEPGAGLGLSLVSAVAVSHGGRLELAEGPGEYNGMGPGLRVALVLPRVE encoded by the coding sequence ATGCGTCTGCCGCGCCTTCTCCGCACCACGCCGTTCCGGCTGACCCTGCTGTTCCTGGCCCTGTTCGCGGCGGCCGCCAGCGCCTTCCTGGGCTACATCTACGTGGCCACGGCGGGCGAGGTGAACCGCCGCTCGCAGGCCGAGATCAGCCGCGAGTTCGAGAGCCTGGAAGCGGCCTATCGCCAGGGCGGCGTCGACGCCCTGAACCAGACCATCGTCGAGCGGGCGACGGGCGAGCGGCCGTTCCTGTATTTCCTGGCCGACAGGGACGGCAAGCGCATCTCGGGCTCGATCGAGGAGTCGCCGGTCGCCAATTTCAGCGGCGACGGCCCGCAATGGGCCAGCTTCAAGGTCACCGAGACCGACCTGGACGGGGCCGAGGTCAAGGCCGCCGCACGCGGGGTGCAGCAGCGGCTGGAGCACGGCGAGATCCTGTTCGTCGGGGCCGACGTCGATGCGTCCGAGGCCTATGTCCGCAAGATCGTCCGGGCCCTGTGGGGCGCCGGGGCGCTGGTCATCCTGCTGGGCATGGCCGGCGGGGTGCTGATCAGCCGCAATGTCAGCCGCTCGATGCAGGGGCTGGTGGATGTGGTCAACGACGTGCGCGCCGGCGACCTGCACGCCCGCGCCCGGGTGCGGGGCACGCGCGACGAGTATGACGAGCTGGCCGAGGGCCTGAACGACATGCTCGACCGGATCGAGCGCCTGATGGGCGGCCTGCGCCATGCCGGCGACGCCATCGCCCACGACCTGCGCTCGCCCCTGACCCGCCTGCGCGCCCGCATGGAGGTCGCCCTGATCGACGCCGAGAACGGCAAGGGCGACCCGGTGGCGGCGCTGGAGACCGCCCTGCAGGACGCCGACGGGGTGCTGAAGACCTTCAACGCCGTGCTGGCCATCGCCCGCCTGCAGGCCGCCGGTTCGGCCCCGGACCAGCGCCCGTTCGACGCCTCGGAACTGGCCACCGACATGGCCGAGCTCTATGAGCTGTCGTGCGAGGACAAGGGCCTGGACTTCAAGGCCGAGATCGTCCCGGCCCTGCCGATCAAGGGCAATCGCGAGTTCCTGGCCCAGGCCCTGGCCAACATCCTCGACAACGCCATCAAGTACACGCCCGAGGGCGGGGCGATCATGCTGCGCGCCCGTCGCACCTCTTCGGGCGAGCTGGAGTTCTCGGTCACCGACACCGGCCCGGGCGTGCCCGAGGCCGACCGCGCCCGCGTCATCCAGCGCTTCGTGCGCCTGGAGAACAGCCGCAGCGAGCCGGGCGCGGGCCTGGGCCTGTCCCTGGTCAGCGCCGTCGCCGTCTCGCACGGCGGTCGCCTGGAGCTGGCCGAGGGACCGGGCGAATACAACGGCATGGGCCCGGGCCTGCGCGTGGCCCTGGTGCTGCCGCGGGTGGAGTAG
- the uczR gene encoding two-component system response regulator UczR (involved in the response to the presence of uranium, zinc and copper), with product MRILIIEDDLEAAGAMAHGLTEAGYDVQHAPDGEAGLAAAQKGGFDVLIVDRMMPKLDGVQVVETLRREGDQTPVLFLSALGEINDRVTGLRAGADDYLVKPYAFPELMARVEALSRRRETGAVATTLKVGELEMNLINRTVHRQGKEIDLQPREFQLLEFMMRHAGQSVTRTMLLEKVWEYHFDPQTNVIDVHISRLRSKIDKGFDRAMLQTVRGAGYRLDP from the coding sequence ATGCGTATTCTGATTATCGAGGACGACCTGGAAGCCGCCGGCGCCATGGCGCATGGCCTGACGGAGGCCGGCTACGACGTCCAGCACGCGCCCGACGGCGAGGCCGGGCTGGCCGCGGCCCAGAAGGGCGGCTTCGACGTCCTGATCGTCGACCGGATGATGCCCAAGCTTGACGGTGTCCAGGTGGTCGAGACCCTGCGCCGCGAGGGCGACCAGACGCCGGTCCTGTTCCTCTCGGCCCTGGGCGAGATCAATGACCGCGTCACCGGCCTGCGCGCCGGCGCCGACGACTATCTGGTCAAGCCGTACGCCTTCCCCGAGCTGATGGCCCGCGTCGAGGCCCTGTCGCGCCGTCGCGAGACCGGCGCCGTCGCCACGACCCTGAAGGTCGGCGAGCTGGAGATGAACCTGATCAACCGGACGGTCCATCGCCAAGGCAAGGAAATCGACCTGCAGCCGCGCGAATTCCAGCTGCTGGAGTTCATGATGCGCCACGCCGGCCAGTCGGTGACCCGCACCATGCTGCTGGAGAAGGTCTGGGAATACCACTTCGACCCGCAGACCAACGTCATCGACGTGCACATCTCGCGTCTCCGCAGCAAGATCGACAAGGGCTTCGACCGGGCCATGCTGCAGACCGTGCGCGGCGCCGGCTACCGGCTGGATCCGTAG
- a CDS encoding Do family serine endopeptidase, whose product MTARKSGFIVGAVAGAGVACAALAGVGMRMGTAAAEAPAIRASMAGAPAFAPPPGAPMSFADIFEKVSPAVVQINVTSKASPQGLRIPGLEGFDIVPRGQKGKPGQQGQDGDDGDTPATPKQQSAGSGFFISADGYIVTNNHVVADADDIQVVMKDGRELKATLIGRDEGTDLAVIKVVDPKAKNAEFPYVNFENQAKPRVGDWVITIGNPFGLGGTATAGIISAYDRDLGDQTSSFVNYIQIDAPINRGNSGGPSFDIYGRVIGVNSAIYSPSGGSVGIGFAIPADIAEGVAKQLISGGKVVRGYIGVTIQDFGADAAEALGLKDVKGAIISEIVAGGPAAKAGLLPDDILTAVNGVAVANRSELTREVAKARPGETIKLSIIRDGKPRTVDIKSGTRPAEGTLAQNDDDQDQDGAAPTPDKPAAQKVEALGLTLGAIDPASRQTYKIDSEIKGLLITGVKGDSDAGEKGLAKGDVLSNINGAAVASVADVNAAVANAKKAGRTSVLVKVIRQNRPVFVALKIAP is encoded by the coding sequence ATGACCGCTAGGAAGTCGGGATTCATTGTGGGCGCCGTCGCCGGTGCGGGCGTGGCCTGCGCGGCTCTGGCCGGGGTAGGCATGCGCATGGGGACGGCGGCCGCCGAGGCCCCGGCCATCCGCGCCTCGATGGCCGGCGCGCCGGCCTTCGCCCCGCCGCCGGGCGCGCCGATGTCGTTCGCCGACATCTTCGAGAAGGTCTCTCCCGCGGTCGTCCAGATCAACGTGACCTCCAAGGCCTCGCCGCAGGGCCTGCGCATCCCGGGCCTGGAAGGCTTCGACATCGTGCCGCGCGGCCAGAAGGGCAAGCCGGGCCAGCAAGGCCAGGACGGCGATGACGGCGACACGCCGGCCACGCCGAAGCAGCAGTCGGCCGGCTCGGGCTTTTTCATCTCGGCCGACGGCTACATCGTCACCAACAACCACGTCGTGGCCGACGCCGACGACATCCAGGTGGTGATGAAGGACGGCCGCGAGCTGAAGGCCACCCTGATCGGCCGCGACGAAGGCACCGACCTGGCCGTGATCAAGGTCGTCGATCCCAAGGCCAAGAACGCCGAGTTCCCGTATGTGAACTTCGAGAACCAGGCCAAGCCGCGTGTCGGCGACTGGGTCATCACCATCGGCAACCCGTTCGGCCTGGGCGGCACGGCCACGGCCGGCATCATCTCGGCCTATGACCGCGACCTGGGCGACCAGACCTCGTCGTTCGTGAACTACATCCAGATCGACGCGCCCATCAACCGGGGCAATTCGGGCGGTCCCAGCTTCGACATCTATGGCCGGGTGATCGGCGTCAACAGCGCCATCTACTCGCCGTCGGGCGGCTCGGTCGGCATCGGCTTCGCGATCCCCGCCGACATCGCCGAGGGCGTGGCCAAGCAGCTGATCTCCGGCGGCAAGGTCGTGCGCGGCTATATCGGCGTGACCATCCAGGACTTCGGCGCCGACGCGGCCGAGGCGCTGGGCCTGAAGGACGTCAAGGGCGCGATCATCAGCGAGATCGTCGCCGGCGGCCCGGCCGCCAAGGCCGGCCTGCTGCCCGACGACATCCTGACCGCCGTCAACGGCGTGGCCGTGGCCAACCGCTCGGAACTGACCCGCGAGGTCGCCAAGGCCCGTCCGGGCGAGACGATTAAGCTGTCGATCATCCGCGACGGCAAGCCGCGCACGGTCGACATCAAGTCGGGCACCCGCCCGGCCGAGGGCACCCTGGCCCAGAACGACGACGATCAGGATCAGGACGGCGCCGCGCCGACCCCGGACAAGCCCGCCGCTCAAAAGGTCGAGGCCCTGGGCCTGACCCTGGGCGCGATCGACCCGGCCTCGCGCCAGACCTACAAGATCGACAGCGAGATCAAGGGCCTGCTGATCACCGGCGTGAAGGGCGACAGCGACGCGGGCGAGAAGGGCCTGGCCAAGGGCGACGTGCTGTCGAACATCAACGGCGCGGCGGTGGCCAGCGTGGCCGACGTCAACGCCGCCGTGGCCAACGCCAAGAAGGCCGGCCGCACCAGCGTGCTGGTCAAGGTGATCCGCCAGAACCGCCCGGTCTTCGTGGCGCTGAAGATCGCGCCGTAA
- a CDS encoding cytochrome c-type biogenesis protein CcmH has product MKRALLIALASVALMAGASDPSERLPDPAQEARARDLFKEVRCLVCQNESIDDSEAQLAGDLRRIVREQVKAGRSDREIRAFLVQRYGEFVLLKPAFSAGNAVLWLAPVGVLLAGGALMFGLLRRRESEPTELSQDEEERVKRLLEDD; this is encoded by the coding sequence GTGAAGCGCGCCCTGCTGATCGCCCTGGCGTCGGTCGCCCTGATGGCCGGCGCGTCGGACCCGTCCGAGCGGCTGCCCGATCCGGCCCAGGAGGCCCGGGCCCGCGACCTCTTCAAGGAGGTCCGCTGCCTGGTCTGCCAGAACGAGTCGATCGACGACTCCGAGGCCCAGTTGGCCGGCGACCTGCGGCGTATCGTCCGCGAACAGGTCAAGGCCGGGCGCTCCGACCGCGAAATCCGCGCGTTCCTTGTGCAGCGCTATGGCGAATTCGTGCTGCTGAAGCCGGCCTTCTCGGCCGGCAACGCCGTGCTGTGGCTGGCCCCGGTGGGCGTGCTGCTGGCGGGGGGCGCGCTGATGTTCGGACTTCTGCGTCGCCGCGAGAGCGAGCCGACCGAGCTTTCGCAGGACGAGGAAGAGCGCGTGAAGCGCCTGCTGGAAGACGATTGA
- a CDS encoding heme lyase CcmF/NrfE family subunit: MIVELGAFALILSLMLSVAQAGLSAVGGARRSPVLAGAGRGAAVATFLAVLVAFAALIHAFVGSDFSVANVAANSHTAKPLLYKVAGAWGSHEGSMLLWCLVLTGYGAAMAFFGDSLPPRLRAYAIAIQGALGVLFLAYTVFASNPLERLLEVPIEGRSLNPLLQDPALAFHPPFLYAGYVGFSVVYSLSLAALIEGRIDAAWARWVRPWTLAAWSLLTVGITLGAFWAYYELGWGGWWFWDPVENASFMPWLIGAALLHSAIVTEKRGALPGWTAFLALAAFTFSMLGAFLVRSGVLTSVHAFAVDPTRGVLLLIMMGVAAGAGFLLFALRAPTLNPGGQFRTISRESAIVLNNILLSTATAVVLLGTLYPLIREAMDGEAVSVGAPFFNLTFVPLMVLAFAVLPAGPLLAWKRGDAKGVARKLWVVLAVAAVLGLVAYGIVQPRKALASGGLVVGFWLVGGALLEMADRLKLLRVPAGESVRRARGLPRSAWGTTLAHAGLGIFVLGASFETAWRVEAAQALSLNGSQPLGAYTLTLADVGTVEGPNYLAERGVVKVTDKSGALVCRAEPERRFYPTGPQTTSEVAICPRVLDDIYVVLGERRAGEGGKPAWLVRAYVNPWVRLIFLGPLIMAIGGVVSLSDRRVRLGVGRRAGEVVS, translated from the coding sequence ATGATCGTAGAGCTGGGCGCTTTCGCCCTGATCCTGTCGCTGATGCTGTCGGTCGCCCAGGCCGGCCTGTCGGCCGTGGGTGGCGCGCGGCGCTCGCCGGTGCTGGCGGGGGCGGGACGCGGCGCGGCCGTGGCGACGTTCCTGGCCGTGCTGGTCGCCTTCGCGGCCCTGATCCACGCCTTCGTCGGCTCGGACTTCTCGGTCGCCAATGTCGCGGCCAACTCGCACACCGCCAAACCGCTGCTCTACAAGGTGGCCGGCGCCTGGGGCAGCCACGAGGGCTCGATGCTGCTGTGGTGCCTGGTGCTGACCGGCTACGGCGCGGCCATGGCCTTCTTCGGCGACAGCCTTCCTCCCCGTCTCAGGGCCTACGCCATCGCCATCCAGGGGGCGCTGGGCGTCCTGTTCCTGGCTTACACCGTCTTCGCCTCGAACCCGCTGGAGCGCCTGCTGGAGGTCCCGATCGAGGGCCGCTCGCTGAACCCGCTGCTGCAGGACCCGGCCCTGGCCTTCCACCCGCCGTTCCTCTACGCGGGCTATGTCGGCTTCTCGGTGGTCTATTCACTGTCGCTGGCGGCCCTGATCGAGGGCCGGATCGACGCGGCCTGGGCCCGCTGGGTGCGACCCTGGACCCTGGCGGCCTGGAGCCTCTTGACCGTCGGCATCACGCTCGGCGCCTTCTGGGCCTATTACGAGCTGGGCTGGGGCGGCTGGTGGTTCTGGGACCCGGTCGAGAACGCCAGCTTCATGCCCTGGCTGATTGGCGCGGCCCTGCTGCACTCGGCCATCGTCACCGAGAAGCGCGGCGCCCTGCCGGGCTGGACGGCGTTCCTGGCCCTGGCGGCCTTCACCTTCTCGATGCTGGGCGCCTTCCTGGTGCGCTCGGGCGTGCTGACCAGCGTCCATGCCTTCGCCGTCGACCCGACGCGCGGCGTGCTGCTGCTGATCATGATGGGCGTCGCCGCCGGCGCGGGCTTCCTTCTGTTCGCCCTGCGCGCCCCGACCCTGAACCCCGGCGGCCAGTTCCGCACGATCAGCCGTGAGAGCGCCATCGTGCTCAACAACATCCTGCTGTCGACGGCGACGGCGGTGGTGCTGCTGGGCACGCTGTACCCGCTGATCCGCGAGGCCATGGACGGCGAGGCCGTCTCGGTCGGCGCGCCGTTCTTCAACCTGACCTTCGTGCCGCTGATGGTGCTGGCCTTCGCCGTGCTGCCGGCCGGCCCGCTGCTGGCCTGGAAGCGCGGCGACGCCAAGGGCGTGGCCCGCAAGCTGTGGGTCGTCCTGGCCGTCGCCGCCGTGCTGGGCCTGGTCGCCTACGGGATCGTCCAGCCGCGCAAGGCCCTGGCCAGCGGCGGCCTGGTCGTCGGCTTTTGGCTCGTGGGCGGGGCGCTGCTGGAGATGGCCGACCGCCTGAAGCTGCTGCGCGTCCCCGCCGGCGAGAGCGTCCGCCGCGCCCGCGGCCTGCCGCGCAGCGCCTGGGGCACCACCCTGGCCCACGCGGGCCTGGGGATCTTCGTGCTGGGGGCCTCGTTCGAGACCGCCTGGCGAGTCGAGGCCGCCCAGGCGCTGAGCCTGAACGGCAGCCAGCCGCTGGGCGCCTACACCCTGACCCTGGCCGATGTCGGGACGGTCGAGGGCCCCAACTACCTGGCCGAGCGCGGCGTCGTGAAGGTCACCGACAAGTCCGGCGCCCTGGTCTGCCGCGCCGAGCCCGAGCGCCGCTTCTACCCGACCGGCCCCCAGACCACCTCTGAGGTCGCCATCTGTCCGCGCGTGCTGGACGACATCTATGTCGTGCTGGGCGAGCGCCGGGCGGGCGAGGGCGGCAAGCCGGCCTGGCTGGTCCGCGCCTATGTGAACCCCTGGGTGCGGCTGATCTTCCTGGGCCCGCTGATCATGGCCATCGGCGGCGTGGTCTCGCTGTCCGACCGCCGCGTGCGCCTGGGCGTGGGAAGGCGGGCCGGGGAGGTCGTGTCGTGA
- the ccmE gene encoding cytochrome c maturation protein CcmE, whose product MSFWPKSRKARRRLTILLAVAPVLALAVGLALYGLRDSISLFYTPAQAQEAKVAPGRKVQLGGLVQHGSVVKHPGGDVEFVVADQKAKAKVTYHGDLPDLFREGQGIVAEGTFDASGVFVAKQVLAKHDERYMPRDVAKALKKQGEWRGEGAGAPAYGTPAAGKSGT is encoded by the coding sequence ATGAGTTTCTGGCCGAAATCCCGCAAGGCGCGCCGTCGCCTGACCATCCTGCTGGCCGTCGCGCCGGTGCTGGCCCTGGCCGTGGGCCTGGCCTTGTACGGCCTGCGCGACAGCATCTCGCTGTTCTACACGCCCGCCCAGGCCCAGGAGGCTAAGGTCGCGCCCGGCCGCAAGGTCCAGCTGGGCGGCCTCGTCCAGCACGGCAGCGTGGTCAAGCACCCCGGCGGCGACGTCGAGTTCGTGGTCGCCGACCAGAAGGCCAAGGCCAAGGTGACCTATCACGGCGACCTGCCCGACCTGTTCCGCGAGGGCCAGGGGATCGTGGCCGAAGGGACCTTCGACGCTAGCGGCGTCTTCGTCGCCAAGCAGGTGCTGGCCAAGCACGACGAGCGCTACATGCCGCGCGACGTCGCCAAGGCGCTGAAGAAGCAGGGCGAATGGCGGGGCGAGGGCGCGGGCGCGCCCGCCTATGGAACGCCCGCCGCCGGGAAGTCCGGCACATGA
- the ccmI gene encoding c-type cytochrome biogenesis protein CcmI, which yields MIAFWIAATGLSAVTAGLVLRGAARARPVDDAQTRLEPHRRRLAEVERLAVDGLLAPDELKAARAEAGRGLLAAADQAETWSRDGKGPRKVVVAAVGAACVAAVGAYVVLGRPERPDQPYAKRVAAWKAADPSTLEPAQIAAVLEGVAAERPKDAEPLLFLAKARAAAGDLPGAEAALRRAVRVAPKRADIWSLLGETFVMEGKGQVGADAKLAFGEALKNDPADLRARYYLARGKIADGDVRGGLSDWRALADSLPPQDPGHAALLQEIARVENTGGLPSAEPAANENPQVQGMIAGMVEGLAARLAQAPDDPDGWVRLVRAYAVLGETAKRDSALAEASARFKDQPKVLSALRQAADTPAQKNVQ from the coding sequence ATGATCGCTTTCTGGATCGCAGCGACGGGGCTGTCGGCCGTGACGGCGGGCTTGGTGCTGCGTGGCGCGGCCCGCGCCCGGCCCGTCGACGACGCCCAGACCCGGCTTGAGCCGCATCGCCGCCGCCTGGCCGAGGTCGAGCGCCTGGCCGTGGACGGCCTGCTGGCGCCGGACGAGCTGAAGGCCGCTCGCGCCGAGGCGGGCCGTGGCCTGCTGGCCGCCGCCGACCAGGCCGAGACCTGGAGCCGTGACGGCAAGGGACCGCGCAAGGTCGTGGTCGCCGCCGTCGGCGCGGCCTGTGTCGCCGCCGTCGGCGCCTATGTCGTGCTGGGCCGTCCCGAACGGCCCGACCAGCCCTACGCCAAGCGCGTCGCCGCCTGGAAGGCCGCCGACCCCTCCACCCTGGAGCCCGCTCAGATCGCCGCCGTGCTGGAAGGCGTCGCGGCCGAGCGGCCCAAGGACGCCGAGCCGCTGCTGTTCCTGGCCAAGGCCCGCGCCGCCGCCGGCGACCTGCCCGGCGCCGAGGCCGCCCTGCGCCGCGCTGTCCGCGTCGCGCCCAAGCGCGCCGACATCTGGAGTCTGCTGGGCGAGACCTTCGTCATGGAAGGCAAGGGCCAGGTGGGCGCCGACGCCAAGCTGGCCTTCGGCGAGGCGCTGAAGAACGATCCCGCGGACCTTCGCGCCCGCTACTACCTGGCGCGCGGCAAGATCGCCGACGGCGACGTGCGCGGCGGCCTGTCCGACTGGCGCGCCCTGGCCGACAGCCTGCCGCCGCAGGATCCGGGCCACGCGGCCCTGCTGCAGGAGATCGCCCGCGTCGAGAACACCGGCGGCCTGCCCAGCGCCGAGCCCGCCGCGAACGAGAACCCGCAGGTGCAGGGCATGATCGCCGGCATGGTCGAGGGCCTGGCCGCGCGCCTGGCCCAGGCGCCCGACGATCCCGACGGCTGGGTCCGCCTGGTCCGCGCCTACGCCGTGCTGGGCGAGACCGCCAAGCGCGACTCCGCCCTGGCCGAGGCCTCCGCCCGCTTCAAGGACCAGCCCAAGGTGCTGTCGGCCCTGCGCCAGGCCGCCGACACGCCCGCTCAGAAGAACGTCCAATGA